The following proteins are co-located in the Treponema sp. J25 genome:
- a CDS encoding V-type ATPase subunit, with translation MMITSERAYTYAKASGIIGKSFLRKRMQELAAVSRLNELDRLVFGEKARELPERALLFDLQRRIMQRTAEEILNLVKQAFPRFLAQELPVPQAMPPNLRLIQLCVQSYEYQDLKMVLTSLAKGEQTAPFHIDIAPFGSIDFSAYPHLERMVRNSEFSWLVEKGPVYQNQNLVLSLQNELDRRYYHLLWEAVQRLAYSEKGPVEDLLRREIEYKNFQWALRLKIYFDVPTEEIEKQLIQEQYRGRSLAAETIRCLSLPVDQASAWATSPYYFLLNKETPDTPWKPDPRFVQRHAALELYHRAWRYFRRYPFSLSALVCFIKLKQFEEDLLISLSEGLALGFSGKEVLQELEVSP, from the coding sequence ATGATGATTACCTCAGAACGGGCCTATACCTATGCAAAAGCCAGTGGCATCATTGGTAAGTCCTTTCTGAGAAAACGAATGCAAGAATTAGCGGCCGTAAGCCGTCTGAATGAATTGGATCGGCTGGTGTTTGGCGAAAAGGCCCGGGAACTTCCGGAACGGGCCCTTTTATTTGATCTCCAGCGTCGCATCATGCAGCGAACCGCGGAGGAAATCTTGAATCTTGTAAAACAGGCCTTTCCTCGGTTTTTAGCCCAGGAGTTGCCTGTACCACAGGCCATGCCGCCGAATCTCAGGCTTATCCAGCTATGTGTTCAGAGTTATGAGTATCAGGATCTCAAAATGGTGCTTACCTCCCTTGCTAAGGGGGAGCAAACAGCGCCATTTCATATCGATATTGCTCCCTTTGGAAGCATTGATTTTTCCGCATATCCCCATCTCGAGCGGATGGTACGGAATTCTGAGTTCTCCTGGTTAGTGGAAAAAGGCCCGGTGTATCAGAATCAGAACCTTGTCCTTTCTCTTCAGAATGAATTGGACCGAAGGTATTACCACCTTCTGTGGGAGGCGGTGCAGCGCCTTGCTTATTCCGAGAAAGGGCCAGTGGAGGATCTCCTTCGGCGGGAAATAGAGTATAAAAATTTTCAGTGGGCCCTGCGGCTTAAGATTTATTTTGATGTGCCTACCGAAGAAATCGAAAAACAGCTTATCCAGGAGCAGTATCGCGGTCGTTCCCTTGCCGCAGAGACGATCCGTTGTCTTTCCTTGCCTGTGGACCAAGCCTCTGCCTGGGCGACAAGTCCCTATTATTTTTTATTGAATAAAGAAACACCCGATACTCCCTGGAAACCCGATCCCCGTTTTGTTCAGCGGCACGCCGCATTAGAGTTGTATCACCGGGCCTGGCGCTATTTTCGGCGTTATCCTTTTTCTCTCAGCGCCCTGGTGTGTTTTATCAAGCTAAAGCAATTTGAAGAGGATCTCCTTATAAGCCTTTCTGAAGGTCTTGCCCTGGGTTTTTCAGGAAAAGAGGTCTTGCAGGAATTGGAGGTGTCCCCGTGA
- a CDS encoding V-type ATP synthase subunit D: MARENIAPTRSNLLKIKERLAIAEEGYDLLEQKREILIMELMQTVEEVELLERELAKRIETAYPALQRMLMVVGRERADRLSKNSIPWIELHEKTRLLAGMHLLSIEYKIGTVKIPYAPANSFAECDQTVLEFSELLKILTELAAIRTIAWRLAREVRKTQRRVNALEKQVIPTARETRQYIEAALEEREREAFFSSKLLKRKAGRL; the protein is encoded by the coding sequence ATGGCTCGGGAAAACATCGCCCCGACAAGGAGTAACCTGCTTAAAATTAAAGAACGGCTTGCTATTGCCGAGGAAGGCTACGACCTATTGGAGCAGAAACGGGAAATTCTTATCATGGAGCTTATGCAGACCGTAGAGGAAGTAGAGCTTCTTGAACGGGAATTGGCAAAGCGTATCGAAACGGCCTATCCGGCTTTGCAGCGGATGCTCATGGTGGTAGGGCGAGAACGGGCAGATCGGCTCAGTAAAAACAGTATTCCCTGGATAGAACTCCATGAAAAAACCCGTCTTCTCGCGGGAATGCACCTTCTAAGCATAGAATACAAGATAGGAACGGTAAAAATTCCCTATGCCCCGGCGAATTCATTTGCAGAATGTGACCAGACCGTGTTAGAATTCTCAGAGCTTCTAAAAATTCTTACGGAGCTGGCTGCAATTCGAACCATTGCCTGGCGTCTTGCCCGGGAAGTACGAAAGACCCAGCGGCGGGTGAATGCCCTGGAAAAGCAGGTAATTCCTACTGCCCGGGAAACCCGCCAGTACATCGAAGCAGCCCTGGAGGAACGGGAGCGGGAAGCCTTTTTCTCCAGTAAACTACTAAAAAGGAAGGCTGGTAGGTTATGA
- the secG gene encoding preprotein translocase subunit SecG, with translation MGFVTVLLLVMFVIVSVLLILIVLVQGEEGDTLGGLFAGGSGSAFGSRSGNILTKTTSILGALFLILAFSLALVNRSGGDRGLEATPKQIEKSGTSEWWNENTASQSGDSATSESGAPLQTEQTPGNSETSPVPAETNPARQ, from the coding sequence ATGGGGTTTGTAACTGTTCTACTTTTGGTTATGTTTGTGATTGTATCGGTTCTTCTTATTTTAATTGTGCTGGTTCAGGGAGAAGAGGGAGACACCCTTGGAGGCCTGTTTGCCGGCGGGAGTGGATCGGCGTTTGGGTCTCGATCAGGTAATATCCTTACAAAAACTACTTCTATTCTGGGGGCCCTTTTCCTTATTCTTGCATTTTCTCTTGCCCTGGTGAATCGTTCTGGGGGCGATCGAGGTCTTGAAGCTACCCCTAAACAGATAGAAAAATCGGGTACCTCCGAATGGTGGAATGAAAATACCGCTTCCCAGAGTGGGGATAGTGCCACTTCGGAAAGTGGTGCACCGCTTCAAACGGAACAGACCCCGGGGAACTCTGAAACGAGTCCTGTTCCGGCAGAGACGAATCCTGCTCGTCAATGA
- a CDS encoding V-type ATP synthase subunit F, with protein sequence MDYFFIGEAELVTAFQFVGVSGKAVDTAAEARSIFKQLTEGLVPELGFAKPTIEPCKVLIITEEVAEWLGDDLVQWQLSGQFPLIVELPGLQGPLAGHKTLMESIREAIGISI encoded by the coding sequence GTGGACTACTTTTTTATTGGGGAAGCGGAACTGGTCACGGCCTTCCAGTTTGTAGGAGTTTCGGGAAAGGCCGTGGATACGGCCGCAGAGGCCCGTTCCATTTTTAAACAGCTTACGGAGGGCCTGGTTCCGGAACTTGGTTTTGCAAAACCTACCATCGAGCCCTGTAAGGTACTCATCATTACTGAGGAAGTGGCGGAGTGGCTTGGTGATGACCTTGTTCAGTGGCAACTGTCGGGGCAGTTTCCCCTCATTGTGGAATTGCCAGGTTTGCAGGGGCCCCTGGCAGGACACAAAACCCTTATGGAGTCAATCCGGGAGGCCATTGGAATCAGTATTTAA
- a CDS encoding V-type ATP synthase subunit A, with translation MIEKKETPLSSPSLIEGRVIRISGPIVRAEGLGKAGLFDVVEVGEKGIIGEIIRLEGDQAVIQVYEDNTGLQVGSIVRSTGRPLSVFLGPGLIGTIYDGIQRPLDVLYRLSGPFLQPGVRGEPLDSQKRWPFTPNPDLERRLKQGESIPMQPGLLLGTVQETPSITTKILVPPNMKGGVLEHLAPEGTYTVLDVIARSSMGEDISLGQWWPVRRPRPVLKKLVPDTPLVTGLRVIDMFFPLSKGGTAAIPGGFGTGKTMTQHAIAKWCDADVIVYIGCGERGNEMTEVLSEFPHLVDPRTGRSLMERTILIANTSNMPVAAREVSIYTGITLAEYYRDMGYHVAIMADSTSRWAEALRELSGRMEEMPAEEGFPSYLPTRLAEFYERSGRVTTLSGKEGSVSIIGAVSPPGGDFSEPVTQHTKRFIRCFWALDRDLANARHYPAISWSDSYSEYAEEIRPWWERRNPAWVSLRRAALELLKREQRLQEIVRLIGPDALPDEDRLVLLTADIIKNGFLQQNSFDEVDRYCVPEKQVRILDLIMKFHERALMCLQLGAPLIKITELPIREQLVRLKSQVPNDALDLLSAMERDLKGAFDALEGTYKAKEVL, from the coding sequence ATGATTGAAAAAAAAGAGACTCCCCTTTCATCCCCCTCCCTCATAGAAGGACGGGTTATTCGAATCTCGGGGCCGATCGTTCGGGCGGAAGGCCTTGGTAAGGCAGGCCTTTTTGATGTGGTAGAGGTAGGAGAAAAGGGGATTATTGGGGAGATAATTCGCCTTGAGGGCGACCAGGCGGTTATCCAGGTGTACGAAGATAACACGGGCTTACAGGTTGGTTCTATCGTGCGTTCTACGGGCCGTCCCCTTTCAGTGTTTCTCGGACCTGGTCTTATTGGCACCATTTATGATGGGATTCAGCGACCCCTGGATGTGTTGTATCGCCTGTCAGGACCCTTTTTACAGCCGGGAGTTCGGGGCGAACCTCTGGACAGCCAGAAACGCTGGCCCTTCACTCCAAACCCGGATCTGGAACGACGGTTGAAACAGGGGGAATCCATCCCCATGCAACCGGGGCTCCTTCTTGGAACGGTTCAGGAAACTCCCAGTATTACCACGAAGATCCTTGTTCCCCCGAACATGAAGGGAGGAGTGCTTGAACACCTGGCGCCGGAAGGCACCTATACGGTGCTTGATGTCATAGCCCGGTCCAGTATGGGCGAGGACATTTCCCTGGGACAATGGTGGCCTGTCCGTCGTCCCCGGCCGGTCCTGAAAAAACTGGTGCCTGATACCCCCCTGGTAACGGGGTTGCGGGTGATCGATATGTTCTTTCCCCTTTCAAAGGGGGGGACCGCCGCTATTCCCGGTGGTTTTGGGACCGGCAAGACCATGACCCAGCACGCCATCGCCAAGTGGTGCGACGCGGATGTGATTGTGTACATTGGCTGTGGAGAACGGGGCAACGAGATGACCGAAGTTTTAAGTGAGTTCCCCCATCTGGTTGATCCCCGGACAGGGCGCTCTCTTATGGAGCGGACCATCCTTATAGCCAATACGTCGAATATGCCCGTGGCTGCCCGGGAGGTTTCGATATATACGGGAATCACCCTCGCCGAATATTACCGCGATATGGGGTACCATGTGGCTATTATGGCCGATTCCACAAGCCGTTGGGCCGAAGCCCTCCGGGAGCTTTCAGGAAGAATGGAAGAAATGCCCGCCGAAGAGGGCTTCCCCTCCTATCTTCCTACCCGGCTTGCGGAATTCTATGAACGATCCGGTCGGGTTACGACCCTGTCGGGGAAAGAGGGGTCGGTAAGTATTATCGGCGCCGTTTCTCCGCCGGGGGGCGATTTTTCAGAACCGGTAACCCAGCATACCAAACGATTTATCCGATGTTTCTGGGCCCTTGATCGGGACCTTGCCAATGCCCGCCATTATCCCGCTATCAGCTGGAGCGATAGCTACAGCGAATACGCCGAAGAAATCCGTCCCTGGTGGGAACGGCGTAACCCTGCCTGGGTTTCCTTGCGGCGGGCTGCCCTGGAACTGTTAAAACGGGAACAGCGGCTCCAGGAGATTGTGCGCCTCATTGGACCCGATGCCCTTCCCGATGAAGATAGGTTGGTGTTGCTTACGGCGGACATCATTAAAAACGGCTTTCTCCAGCAAAATTCCTTTGATGAAGTTGATAGGTACTGTGTCCCCGAAAAGCAGGTGAGAATCCTCGACCTTATCATGAAATTCCATGAACGGGCCCTGATGTGCCTTCAGTTAGGGGCGCCCCTCATAAAAATAACTGAGCTCCCTATTCGGGAACAGCTGGTGCGCCTTAAGAGCCAGGTTCCCAACGATGCCTTAGATCTTCTCAGCGCCATGGAGCGGGACCTTAAAGGAGCGTTTGATGCCCTGGAAGGGACCTATAAGGCAAAGGAGGTCCTATGA
- a CDS encoding V-type ATP synthase subunit B, producing the protein MRGVEFQGLHRIEGPVVITHRSKQVGFGEIVAVLDRSGERRIGRVIDLSEDWAAIQVFGSTTGLSAEDSRVEFLSHPMELRVGPGLLGRVFDGLGRPIDGYGPIFSSDFRDVNGLPINPYAREYPRDFIQTGISAIDGMNTLIRGQKLPIFSGNGMPHNRLAAQIVRQAKIRSQQESFVVVFCAMGVKFDVARYFLDEFERTGVLANVVVFLSLADAPSIERLITPRCALTAAEYLAYDKGMHVLVVMTDMTNYCEALREVSAIRGEVPSRKGYPGYLYSDLASLYERAGRISTSPGSITQIPILTMPNDDISHPIPDLTGYITEGQIVLDRELFQRGVYPPVAGLPSLSRLMKDGIGPGMTREDHKDVASQLFAAYSRVKSVRNLASIIGEEELSALDKQYLQFGEQFEQNFLSQGEYEDRSIETTLDLGWKMLTLLPREELVRIKEEYLEKYLTPLLSQKGQGGDGSLLKGRKGAFEDSMGEPQGEPLPLSLSEDGAGRF; encoded by the coding sequence ATGAGAGGAGTAGAGTTCCAGGGATTGCACCGTATCGAAGGCCCGGTGGTCATTACCCATCGCAGTAAACAGGTAGGATTTGGAGAAATTGTGGCCGTCCTGGATCGTAGTGGGGAACGACGGATTGGTCGGGTTATCGATCTCAGCGAGGATTGGGCGGCCATCCAGGTATTTGGTTCTACCACGGGCCTATCCGCGGAAGATTCCCGGGTTGAGTTTCTTTCCCACCCTATGGAACTTCGGGTTGGTCCTGGGTTGTTAGGACGGGTTTTTGATGGGTTGGGCCGGCCCATCGATGGGTATGGACCGATTTTTTCTTCTGATTTTCGGGATGTGAATGGGCTTCCTATCAATCCCTATGCCCGGGAATATCCCCGGGATTTCATCCAGACCGGTATTTCTGCCATCGATGGAATGAACACCCTGATTCGGGGACAAAAGCTTCCTATCTTCTCGGGCAACGGAATGCCCCATAATCGTCTGGCGGCTCAGATTGTGCGACAAGCAAAAATCAGGAGTCAACAGGAGTCCTTTGTGGTGGTCTTCTGTGCCATGGGGGTAAAATTCGATGTGGCCCGCTACTTCCTGGATGAATTTGAACGGACAGGGGTCCTTGCCAATGTGGTGGTTTTCCTGTCCCTGGCCGATGCACCTTCCATAGAGCGGCTTATCACACCCCGCTGTGCCCTGACTGCCGCAGAATACCTGGCCTACGATAAGGGAATGCATGTCCTGGTGGTGATGACCGACATGACCAATTACTGTGAGGCCCTGCGGGAGGTTTCCGCAATTCGGGGAGAAGTGCCCAGCCGCAAGGGATATCCGGGGTATCTCTATTCTGACCTGGCAAGTCTCTATGAACGGGCTGGAAGAATTAGCACCTCCCCCGGATCTATTACCCAGATTCCTATTCTAACCATGCCCAACGATGATATCAGTCACCCCATTCCCGACCTCACCGGCTACATTACGGAAGGACAGATCGTGCTGGATCGGGAATTGTTCCAGCGAGGGGTGTACCCACCGGTGGCGGGGCTCCCGAGCCTTTCCCGCCTTATGAAAGACGGTATTGGGCCGGGCATGACCCGGGAGGATCACAAGGATGTGGCGAGTCAGCTTTTTGCCGCCTATTCCCGGGTAAAATCGGTTCGTAACCTGGCAAGTATTATTGGGGAAGAAGAACTTTCGGCCCTCGATAAGCAGTATCTCCAGTTTGGAGAACAGTTTGAACAGAATTTCCTCTCCCAGGGGGAATACGAGGACCGCAGTATTGAGACTACCCTTGACCTGGGGTGGAAGATGCTTACCCTCTTGCCCCGGGAAGAGCTGGTCCGGATTAAGGAAGAGTATCTGGAAAAGTACCTTACGCCGCTTCTTTCACAGAAAGGCCAGGGAGGAGATGGATCCCTTCTAAAAGGAAGAAAGGGGGCCTTTGAAGATTCAATGGGGGAGCCCCAGGGCGAACCGTTGCCCCTGTCTCTTTCTGAAGATGGTGCAGGGAGGTTCTGA
- a CDS encoding universal stress protein, producing the protein MIQGLFSHILVALSGSDASIHAAKYAIIMAKLYHSRLSAVYVVDTATIKQLTLSRIFIQEESLEYEQSLEANGQRYLTFVEELARAKGVKIERELRKGAVYTEVLSVAEEKKVDLIVLGGWEKDRNSRDIISHAHREIMVSAKCSVLVVKEPSIDQLYKQL; encoded by the coding sequence ATGATACAGGGCCTTTTCTCTCATATTCTGGTAGCCCTCTCAGGGTCGGATGCCTCGATTCATGCGGCAAAATATGCGATCATCATGGCAAAGCTCTACCATTCTCGTCTTTCGGCGGTGTATGTGGTGGATACGGCCACTATTAAGCAACTTACCCTGAGTAGGATCTTTATCCAGGAAGAAAGCCTTGAGTATGAGCAAAGCCTGGAAGCCAATGGCCAGCGGTACCTTACCTTTGTGGAAGAACTTGCCCGGGCTAAGGGTGTTAAGATAGAACGGGAACTGCGAAAAGGGGCGGTGTATACGGAAGTTCTGTCGGTGGCGGAGGAAAAGAAGGTGGATCTTATCGTGCTAGGAGGCTGGGAAAAGGACCGGAATTCCCGGGATATCATCTCCCATGCCCATCGGGAAATCATGGTATCCGCCAAGTGTTCAGTATTGGTGGTAAAAGAGCCTAGTATTGATCAACTGTATAAACAACTGTAG
- a CDS encoding PTS sugar transporter subunit IIA — protein MLLCEVFSPDLIKVGLEAENKDEVFEEMVDFFCQARNFLHRKELLAAIWDRESKMSTGIKKGIAIPHGKTDVIDHVSGVLGISKKGIEYEALDGEPVYLLFMMFAPSRDSEKHLRLLKRLAELLDMPEFYTELIAQKTPQGAHEVIKKYEERLIALT, from the coding sequence ATGTTGCTATGCGAGGTATTTTCGCCTGATCTTATTAAAGTAGGTCTTGAAGCGGAAAACAAAGATGAAGTTTTTGAAGAAATGGTGGATTTTTTCTGCCAGGCCCGGAATTTTCTTCATCGGAAAGAATTATTAGCCGCCATCTGGGATCGGGAATCCAAAATGTCCACAGGGATAAAAAAAGGGATTGCCATTCCCCACGGTAAGACCGATGTGATTGATCATGTGTCGGGGGTATTGGGGATATCAAAAAAGGGGATCGAGTACGAAGCCCTTGATGGGGAGCCGGTATACCTTCTTTTTATGATGTTTGCGCCAAGCCGGGATTCGGAAAAACATTTGCGGCTTTTAAAACGCTTGGCGGAACTACTGGATATGCCAGAGTTCTATACTGAACTGATAGCCCAGAAGACACCCCAGGGGGCACACGAGGTAATAAAAAAATATGAGGAACGGCTCATTGCCCTGACCTAA
- a CDS encoding ATP synthase subunit C, with translation MKRLVMIMTLVLLAGFVSFLGAQTAEGAGTGGGETTTQEKSVQKETSQGQIPWKYFAAALAVGISSIAGGIAVGQIGSAAMGAMSENPELSGKALPYAGLAEGICLWGFLVALFILLL, from the coding sequence ATGAAGCGTCTCGTTATGATCATGACCCTTGTACTGCTAGCGGGTTTTGTCTCGTTCCTGGGGGCCCAGACCGCCGAGGGGGCTGGAACAGGAGGAGGGGAAACAACGACTCAGGAAAAGTCGGTACAAAAAGAAACCAGTCAGGGACAAATCCCCTGGAAGTACTTTGCCGCAGCCCTGGCGGTGGGGATCTCCTCTATTGCGGGAGGAATTGCGGTGGGGCAGATTGGATCTGCAGCTATGGGTGCCATGAGTGAAAATCCTGAACTATCCGGAAAAGCCCTACCGTACGCGGGTCTTGCGGAAGGGATCTGTTTGTGGGGTTTCTTGGTGGCCCTTTTTATTCTTTTGTTGTGA
- the tpiA gene encoding triose-phosphate isomerase, giving the protein MRQYFIAGNWKMHKTRQEAAELAQALVAQLKDGKHKYLVAPSFTLLETVGKIVAGTNIMLGAQNMAPEEQGAHTGEVSVLQLKDLGVQAVILGHSERRHLYKEDDALINKKVKLALKHDLEVILCVGELLEEREAGKAEAVCETQTVQGLAGVTAEELKRVTIAYEPVWAIGTGKTATPEDADAIHAFIRKVIARLYGEEAAKKICIQYGGSVKPENAAQLMAKPNIDGALVGGASLKADTFVPIAKF; this is encoded by the coding sequence ATGAGACAGTATTTTATTGCCGGTAACTGGAAGATGCATAAAACAAGGCAAGAGGCGGCAGAGCTTGCCCAGGCCCTGGTGGCCCAACTAAAGGACGGAAAACACAAGTACCTCGTGGCTCCTAGCTTCACCCTCCTGGAAACGGTAGGGAAAATCGTGGCGGGGACCAATATTATGCTGGGAGCCCAGAACATGGCCCCAGAGGAACAGGGCGCTCATACCGGGGAAGTGTCGGTGCTCCAGCTTAAGGACCTGGGCGTGCAGGCGGTTATTCTTGGACACAGTGAGCGGCGCCATCTTTACAAAGAGGATGATGCACTTATCAACAAGAAGGTTAAATTAGCCCTTAAGCATGACCTTGAGGTAATCCTCTGTGTGGGGGAACTCCTCGAAGAACGGGAAGCCGGTAAGGCCGAAGCGGTCTGTGAAACCCAGACGGTTCAGGGGCTTGCGGGAGTCACCGCAGAAGAACTGAAGCGGGTTACCATCGCCTATGAGCCCGTGTGGGCTATCGGCACTGGAAAAACCGCAACCCCCGAAGATGCGGATGCTATTCATGCCTTTATTCGAAAGGTAATTGCCCGTTTGTATGGAGAAGAGGCGGCAAAGAAAATTTGTATCCAGTACGGAGGCTCGGTAAAGCCCGAGAATGCGGCCCAACTCATGGCTAAACCAAACATCGATGGGGCACTGGTCGGGGGAGCATCTCTTAAGGCTGATACCTTTGTGCCGATTGCCAAGTTTTAA
- a CDS encoding V-type ATPase 116kDa subunit family protein — protein sequence MKYVEITLLARDVDRVLEQLGKMGVLHFSLPEGEESPSEEATGSYAEELSRRESEGLDKNSRATKGTTSQPSVLEKIEEQIRQLGDLASYLKIALSFEPSEVSALPTAEDELFLRELAQRIEKLREEEQQVLSKKQTIEEALREARAFAGLRSPFQDMEQLSYLTLRIGKLDMHQLPLIQEALGERAVVVPLGDGERVIAASSRKGRFALDSELKKAGFVALKVPEGFTGVPEEMIQGLETSVQELDMRLKELVELKEQLVEEVGPQLERLAASFGMAKVVENLKSHLVSTSNAYTLSGWIPADVVYQVFHALVHLTDGRIAFRSYDPEEIPAVQKGKEKVPVVMDHGAFVRGFERVVFSYGAPLYGSIDPTPFVAFFFTLLFGIMFGDLGQGAILFLLGLLIQKAKKGFLSRFKKYGSPLVAVGVAAMIVGLLDGEVFANEQLLIRPTRAITGFLTGHPVDRIITLMPEKGNLEKLFIFFGFTLGVGVLINSVGLIINIVNKWTFKKYEEALFAKTGLAGALFFWYALYLGIRVGVLHDAIHWFDGLGLGLPLLALFFGPLLWRFLNGQKPLFEHGAMAFVMEGFVQILETLSGYISNTVSFLRVGAFALSHAVLSFIVFSLASMLARQGGVGSVGGLVVMILGNGIIILLEGMIVAIQVVRLQYYEFFSKFFTETGVEYDPFRFKREVA from the coding sequence ATGAAATACGTAGAAATTACCCTGCTTGCGCGAGACGTGGACCGGGTTCTGGAACAGTTAGGGAAGATGGGGGTGCTCCATTTTTCCTTACCAGAAGGAGAGGAAAGTCCCTCAGAAGAGGCGACCGGATCTTATGCTGAAGAGCTGTCGCGACGGGAAAGCGAAGGGTTGGATAAAAATTCTCGGGCAACAAAGGGGACAACATCTCAGCCTTCGGTGTTAGAAAAGATAGAGGAACAGATTCGACAACTGGGGGACCTTGCTTCGTATTTAAAAATTGCGCTCTCCTTTGAACCCTCGGAAGTAAGTGCCCTTCCTACCGCGGAGGATGAACTTTTTCTTAGGGAACTGGCCCAACGGATAGAAAAACTGCGGGAAGAAGAACAACAGGTGCTCTCCAAAAAACAAACCATCGAAGAAGCCCTCCGGGAGGCCCGGGCTTTTGCGGGACTTCGCAGTCCCTTCCAGGATATGGAACAGTTGTCCTATCTTACCCTGCGGATTGGGAAGCTCGATATGCACCAGCTTCCCCTGATTCAAGAAGCCCTTGGAGAACGGGCGGTGGTGGTTCCCCTGGGTGATGGGGAACGGGTCATTGCGGCCTCTTCCCGAAAGGGACGTTTTGCCCTGGATTCGGAACTTAAAAAGGCGGGTTTTGTGGCGCTCAAAGTCCCCGAGGGCTTTACGGGGGTTCCGGAAGAAATGATTCAGGGCTTGGAAACCTCGGTTCAAGAACTGGATATGCGTTTGAAGGAACTCGTCGAGTTAAAAGAACAGTTGGTGGAAGAGGTGGGCCCCCAGCTTGAGCGTCTTGCTGCTTCCTTTGGGATGGCAAAGGTAGTAGAAAATTTGAAAAGTCACCTCGTGAGTACCAGTAATGCCTACACCCTTTCCGGCTGGATCCCGGCGGATGTGGTGTACCAGGTATTCCATGCCCTGGTTCACCTTACGGATGGCAGGATTGCCTTTCGTTCCTATGATCCGGAGGAAATTCCGGCGGTGCAAAAGGGAAAAGAGAAGGTCCCCGTCGTTATGGACCATGGGGCCTTTGTGCGAGGCTTTGAGAGGGTAGTATTTTCCTACGGTGCTCCCCTGTATGGCAGTATCGACCCCACCCCCTTTGTGGCATTTTTCTTTACCCTGCTCTTTGGCATCATGTTTGGCGACCTCGGTCAAGGGGCAATTCTCTTTTTATTGGGCCTTTTGATCCAGAAGGCCAAAAAGGGTTTCCTGAGCCGTTTTAAAAAATATGGAAGTCCCCTTGTGGCGGTAGGGGTCGCCGCTATGATAGTGGGCCTTTTGGATGGAGAGGTTTTTGCCAATGAACAACTCCTTATTCGTCCTACCAGGGCAATCACGGGCTTTTTAACCGGGCATCCGGTGGACCGGATTATTACCCTTATGCCTGAAAAGGGAAACCTGGAAAAACTTTTTATATTCTTTGGCTTTACCCTGGGCGTTGGGGTCCTGATTAATTCGGTGGGATTGATTATCAACATCGTAAATAAATGGACCTTTAAAAAATACGAAGAGGCCCTTTTTGCGAAAACCGGTCTTGCGGGGGCCCTGTTCTTCTGGTATGCCCTGTATCTTGGCATTCGAGTGGGGGTACTGCACGATGCTATTCACTGGTTTGATGGGCTGGGCCTCGGGCTTCCGCTCCTCGCCCTTTTCTTTGGTCCCCTCCTGTGGCGATTCCTTAATGGCCAGAAGCCGCTTTTTGAGCATGGCGCGATGGCCTTTGTTATGGAGGGCTTTGTTCAGATCCTTGAAACCCTTTCGGGCTATATTTCAAACACCGTGAGTTTTCTGCGGGTGGGCGCCTTTGCCCTATCCCATGCGGTCCTTTCCTTTATCGTTTTCTCTCTGGCTTCCATGTTGGCCCGCCAGGGGGGAGTCGGTTCGGTGGGGGGCCTGGTAGTTATGATCCTCGGTAATGGGATTATTATTCTTCTTGAGGGAATGATCGTGGCCATCCAGGTGGTGCGATTACAATATTATGAATTCTTTAGCAAATTTTTTACTGAAACCGGGGTGGAGTACGATCCGTTTCGGTTTAAGAGGGAGGTTGCCTGA